The Deltaproteobacteria bacterium HGW-Deltaproteobacteria-2 genome contains the following window.
CAGAACTGAACCCGCAAGCTTTGCCGCAATCTCCTGCATTAATGTCGCAACTCTCTTCAACAATTCGTCAGCAACGAGAAAACCTCTTTGTTGATTGAGTGTTTCCAACCCGTTAATGCGGACCAGCAATAAAATTCCTTTCATGTCGCTGTCTTTGTTATCAAGACAGGCGGTAACCTGGCTTTCGAAATAGCGGCGATTGCCAATACCCGTTAGTGAATCGTTATAAGCACGCTGACGGAGTCCTTCGGCTTGTATAACCTGTTCGGAAAACATTTCTTTCACTTTTTCCGTCATGCGGTTCATCACAAAAACAATACGTCGAAGTTCTCTTGTTCTTGGTATCTTTGTCTGGATCTCGTATTCCTTTCGGCATAAAGCATCTGCCTGCTGTTCAACGAGGACCAGGGGACGCAGAAGCATACGTAATCCAAAGCCGCCCGCGATCAATATGAAAATTCCGCATAGCGCAAAAAGTAAGGTTGTATGTTTAATATCCTGCCACAGACTGTTGTAAGCATATCCCGCATGGCTTTTTACATAAATTGTTCCCGCCTGGCGCCAACCGGCCGTGACATAGGCATTGGCCTCGGGTACTTTTAATGGGACCAGCTTGATGAACCATGAAGGCACTCCTTCAATGACCACCTTCAGATTTCTTTCTAATAAGATCTTTCCGTTAGGGTCAATAAATCTGATCGTTTCGTAATATCCCCTGTCGAAAATGGCGTTGATAATGGTTTCCACGCTGACCATGTCGTCCGGGTATTGCGAGACGGCAAGGCCGAGAGAACTTGCAGTATCCTGAGCGTGGGATTCAAGCTGGTTTGTCAGGAATGATCGTGTGCTCTCAAACTTGGCGAACCATGTTCCCGTGAAAAGAATTAAAAACAATAATACAGTAAAAATAACTAATTGCCTGTAAAGAGTCATTTAAAGCCTCCTGTTAAATTAAATTCCAGTTCCTGCCATTCTTTGCAGAAGATCATTCCATGCCGCAAGCCTGCTGCTTTTACCGGCTAATTTCCCCTGTCCGCGGTCGTGAGCCAGCCATAGTCCTGCACCGTTGAAAGTAAATATGGGTAGAAGATCCCGTCGTTGCGATGCCGGATTAATGGAATCAACGAGACTGTCGAGGATTAAAGGTTCGGCTCCTGGGTTGCTGTAGTACAACATAACCATGTGAAAAATATTGTATTGTAGTGCCTTAACATAGGCTATTCTCAGCTTTTCTTCGGGCACTCCCATCAATTTGAGGCTGAAATATTTGGCAATGGCATAATCCTCACAATCTCCAGCGCCTCTGGATAGAAATTCAACCGGAGTCGCCCAGTAATCTTTTGTTCCGTAAAGATCTATATCATTTACGAAAACAATTTTTTTATTGAAAAAAGAATTTATTTTTTCCAGTTTTTCCCTGTCAGGTCCGCCCTCATTCTTTAAAATGTCTTCCCAGGAAACGAGACGCATCCGTGCTTCCTGACCGTATTTTTCCTGTGCTTTTTGAAGGACCTTCTGGTCGATATGAAATTTTTCTCCCGTAAAGACCAGCCCCGTCACAACCAGTCCTACGAAAACAACGACTCCAAACAGCATGATTTTGATTTTATTGGAATTTACGGTGGATTCAAGAGATGCCAAGATTCGTGATCCCTTTTTTAAAAAATAACGAGAGCAACTTATTATTGAAACTCCAAATCCGGAAGCTAAGAACCTAAAGGTCACTATTAGGTGCAACGGAATTGGTAAGCTGAACAATCCCGCGAAGCGGAGGGATTAATATCCCACAGCTTGCTTTGGAGTTAATACCCGTGATTGACTCCATTTATTTGGAAAAACGAAATTATTACGGATTCTTCGTAAGTTTTTATAATCATAGATTATATATCCTGTCAAGGCAATTGATTTTTACATGAAGGTGTGTATGCGATAAAAGAAACTAAGTAGGGAATAAGTAAAATATT
Protein-coding sequences here:
- a CDS encoding sulfate adenylyltransferase; translation: MLFGVVVFVGLVVTGLVFTGEKFHIDQKVLQKAQEKYGQEARMRLVSWEDILKNEGGPDREKLEKINSFFNKKIVFVNDIDLYGTKDYWATPVEFLSRGAGDCEDYAIAKYFSLKLMGVPEEKLRIAYVKALQYNIFHMVMLYYSNPGAEPLILDSLVDSINPASQRRDLLPIFTFNGAGLWLAHDRGQGKLAGKSSRLAAWNDLLQRMAGTGI